The Peribacillus sp. FSL P2-0133 genome has a segment encoding these proteins:
- a CDS encoding MarR family transcriptional regulator, which translates to MENNNIQQSLKLFIVMSRAHRSINDVVNKHIAEEGLNPTEFAVLELLYHKGDQPLQQIGGKILLASGSITYVVDKLEQKEYLQRIACKEDRRVTFAKITDKGKAFIEGVFPEHEKRIDDIMSVLTHDEKATVIELLKKIGYSAQN; encoded by the coding sequence ATGGAGAATAATAACATCCAACAGTCTTTGAAACTGTTCATTGTGATGTCTAGAGCCCATCGATCTATTAATGATGTGGTAAATAAACATATAGCTGAAGAGGGTTTGAATCCAACTGAGTTTGCCGTATTGGAATTGCTTTATCATAAAGGGGATCAGCCCCTTCAGCAAATAGGCGGAAAAATCCTGCTAGCTAGCGGCAGCATTACCTATGTCGTGGATAAACTTGAACAGAAGGAATATCTACAGCGAATAGCATGTAAAGAGGATCGCCGTGTAACCTTTGCAAAAATAACGGATAAAGGAAAGGCCTTTATTGAAGGAGTATTTCCTGAGCATGAAAAAAGAATCGATGATATCATGAGTGTACTTACGCACGATGAAAAGGCCACCGTTATCGAATTGCTTAAAAAGATTGGGTATTCCGCTCAAAATTAG